A stretch of the Corynebacterium maris DSM 45190 genome encodes the following:
- a CDS encoding class I SAM-dependent methyltransferase produces MSGHNHGRHHRPEDFDEFYAQGQQWSGNPNDSLVREVAEMTPGTALDVGCGEGADLLWLAEQGWTVVGVDPADAAVERSRALLDDHGFAEQSTVIAGDVADVEGQSFDLVIGFYVPLPEEDTTTVAALEQLVAPGGTLLWVHHVGHAHAVLRPEQLANQLTELQTIKVDNVERQVAHGAGAHHKDDQVLLARRVD; encoded by the coding sequence TTGAGCGGGCATAACCACGGACGCCACCACCGGCCGGAGGACTTCGACGAGTTCTACGCCCAGGGCCAGCAGTGGTCGGGCAACCCGAACGACTCGCTCGTGCGCGAAGTCGCGGAGATGACCCCGGGCACCGCCCTGGACGTCGGCTGCGGCGAAGGCGCGGACCTGCTCTGGTTGGCGGAACAAGGCTGGACCGTCGTCGGCGTCGACCCGGCGGACGCCGCCGTCGAGCGTTCTCGCGCGCTGTTGGACGACCACGGCTTCGCCGAGCAGTCCACCGTGATCGCCGGCGACGTCGCCGACGTCGAGGGACAGAGCTTCGATCTGGTGATCGGTTTCTATGTGCCGCTGCCCGAAGAGGACACGACGACCGTCGCCGCCCTGGAACAGCTCGTCGCCCCGGGCGGCACGCTGCTGTGGGTCCACCACGTCGGCCACGCCCACGCCGTGTTGCGGCCGGAACAGCTGGCGAACCAGCTCACCGAGCTGCAGACGATCAAGGTGGACAACGTCGAGCGCCAGGTCGCCCACGGCGCCGGCGCCCACCACAAGGACGATCAGGTCCTCCTCGCCCGCCGCGTCGACTAA
- a CDS encoding isochorismate synthase, whose product MSSRRPATAPDFLLSRAHGSVRTQGAKATFTDPWDAVDALRAREVDMVVGALPFDRSAPAALTVPEHVIREDGPLEPHSHYRFGEGSHLNARVCGLDPEPHEHLRRVEAAIETIRQSKLGKVVLARAVDIAFDPPVDPLLVAARLIDRSFNRDGFIADLTPAGREKGTMLVGSSPEVLIKLQGSTVTSYPLAGSAPRQADPDRDAAVGHELRTSAKDLTEHRYVVEHIEQALAPLCDSLEVPDGPELTQTNEMWHLATPIVGQLTDPDTTALELALRIYPTPAVCGTPTDAAEALISTAESDRGFYAGAVGWCDSSGDGEYMVAIRCAEVAGDGTYARAWAGGGIVADSDAEAELEETGAKLRTILSSLGL is encoded by the coding sequence ATGTCTTCCCGCCGTCCCGCCACCGCGCCCGATTTCCTCCTGTCGCGCGCGCACGGCTCGGTGCGCACGCAGGGGGCGAAAGCGACTTTCACCGACCCGTGGGACGCAGTCGACGCACTGCGCGCCCGCGAGGTCGACATGGTCGTCGGCGCCCTCCCCTTCGACCGTTCCGCCCCGGCGGCCCTGACCGTCCCGGAACACGTCATCCGCGAGGACGGCCCCTTGGAGCCGCACAGCCACTACCGGTTCGGCGAGGGATCCCACCTGAATGCCCGCGTCTGCGGCCTGGACCCAGAGCCCCACGAACATCTGCGCCGGGTCGAAGCGGCCATCGAGACCATCCGCCAGTCCAAGTTGGGCAAGGTGGTGCTCGCCCGCGCCGTGGACATCGCGTTCGATCCGCCCGTGGATCCGCTGTTGGTCGCCGCCCGACTCATCGACCGTTCCTTCAACCGGGACGGGTTCATCGCGGATCTGACCCCGGCGGGCCGCGAGAAGGGCACGATGCTCGTCGGCTCCTCCCCCGAGGTGCTGATCAAGCTGCAGGGCTCCACCGTGACGTCCTATCCCCTGGCGGGCTCCGCGCCGCGGCAGGCCGACCCGGACCGCGACGCCGCGGTGGGCCACGAACTGCGCACCTCCGCCAAGGACCTCACCGAGCACCGTTACGTGGTCGAGCACATCGAACAGGCGCTGGCGCCGTTGTGCGACAGCCTGGAGGTGCCCGATGGGCCGGAGCTGACTCAGACCAACGAGATGTGGCATCTGGCGACACCGATCGTCGGCCAGCTGACCGACCCGGACACCACCGCCCTGGAGTTGGCGCTGCGCATCTATCCCACCCCGGCGGTGTGCGGCACCCCCACCGACGCCGCTGAGGCGCTGATCTCCACCGCCGAGTCCGACCGCGGTTTCTACGCCGGCGCGGTGGGCTGGTGCGACTCTTCCGGCGACGGCGAGTACATGGTGGCCATCCGCTGCGCGGAGGTCGCCGGCGACGGCACCTACGCCCGCGCCTGGGCGGGCGGCGGGATCGTCGCCGACTCCGACGCCGAAGCAGAGCTCGAAGAGACCGGCGCGAAGCTGCGAACCATCCTCAGCTCCCTGGGATTGTGA
- the gltX gene encoding glutamate--tRNA ligase, with the protein MTDSTVRVRFCPSPTGTPHVGMVRTALFNWAYARHTGGKLIFRIEDTDAARDSEDSFQAIVDSMTWLGMDWDEGVNTGGPHEPYRQSQRGDIYADVLKKLIDAGEVYPAYSTAEEVEERHKAAGRDPKLGYDNYDRELTQEQVDAFEAEGRKPVWRLRMPEKNWGWTDLVRGEVEFQASTQPDFVVARSNGAPLYTLVNPLDDALMQVTHVLRGEDLLSSTPRQIALYEALQRIGVTDFTPQFGHMPFVMGDGNKKLSKRDPQSNLFNHRDAGIIPEGMINYLALLGWSLSADRDIFTVEEFVEAFDIDDVLSNPARFDEKKLLAINADHIRMLEPADFEARLRDYLTEYTDFPADYPAEKFTVAAELTQTRIKTLGEAYGLLKFLVTADEDLELNDKAARKNLKEAAIQPLEAGIAALEAVDGWTTENIEAALSKALIEELELKPRVAYGALRVGISGEAVSPPLFESMELLGRESSLARLKAAREVTPWPAAPQQ; encoded by the coding sequence ATGACTGACTCCACCGTTCGCGTACGTTTCTGCCCGTCGCCCACCGGCACCCCGCATGTCGGCATGGTGCGCACCGCCCTGTTCAACTGGGCGTACGCCCGCCACACCGGCGGCAAGCTCATCTTCCGCATCGAAGACACCGACGCCGCCCGCGACTCCGAGGACTCTTTCCAGGCGATCGTCGACTCGATGACGTGGCTCGGCATGGACTGGGACGAGGGCGTGAACACCGGCGGCCCGCACGAGCCGTACCGCCAGTCTCAGCGCGGCGACATTTACGCGGACGTGCTGAAAAAGCTCATCGACGCCGGCGAGGTCTACCCGGCCTACTCCACCGCGGAGGAGGTCGAGGAGCGGCACAAGGCCGCCGGCCGTGACCCGAAGCTGGGTTACGACAACTACGACCGCGAGCTGACCCAGGAGCAGGTCGACGCCTTCGAGGCCGAGGGGCGTAAGCCGGTCTGGCGCCTGCGCATGCCGGAGAAGAACTGGGGCTGGACCGACCTGGTGCGCGGGGAGGTGGAGTTCCAGGCGTCCACCCAGCCGGACTTCGTGGTAGCGCGTTCCAACGGCGCCCCGCTGTACACGCTGGTCAACCCGCTTGACGACGCCCTGATGCAGGTCACGCACGTCCTGCGCGGCGAGGACCTGTTGTCCTCGACTCCGCGCCAGATCGCGCTCTACGAGGCGCTGCAGCGCATCGGTGTCACCGACTTCACCCCGCAGTTCGGCCACATGCCGTTTGTCATGGGCGACGGCAACAAGAAGCTGTCCAAGCGCGACCCGCAGTCCAACCTGTTCAACCACCGCGACGCCGGCATCATCCCCGAGGGCATGATCAACTACCTGGCCCTGCTGGGTTGGTCGCTGTCCGCCGACCGCGACATCTTCACCGTCGAGGAGTTCGTCGAGGCCTTCGACATCGACGACGTGCTGTCGAACCCGGCCCGCTTCGACGAGAAGAAGCTGCTGGCCATCAACGCCGACCACATCCGCATGCTGGAACCGGCGGATTTTGAGGCCCGCCTGCGCGACTACCTCACCGAGTACACCGACTTCCCGGCCGACTACCCGGCGGAGAAGTTCACCGTCGCGGCGGAGCTGACCCAGACCCGCATCAAGACCCTCGGCGAGGCCTACGGCCTGCTGAAGTTCCTGGTCACCGCCGACGAGGACCTGGAGCTCAACGACAAGGCCGCCCGCAAGAACCTCAAGGAGGCCGCCATCCAGCCGCTGGAGGCCGGCATCGCCGCCCTGGAGGCCGTCGACGGGTGGACCACCGAGAACATCGAGGCCGCCCTGAGCAAGGCGCTCATCGAGGAGCTTGAGCTCAAGCCGCGCGTCGCCTACGGCGCCCTGCGCGTGGGCATCTCCGGCGAGGCCGTGTCCCCGCCGCTGTTCGAGTCGATGGAGCTGCTCGGCCGCGAGTCGAGCCTGGCGCGCCTGAAGGCCGCCCGCGAGGTCACCCCGTGGCCGGCTGCACCGCAGCAGTAG
- a CDS encoding MFS transporter, which translates to MTTHLKTITADERQRIHRRTLAVVVLSQAFGGAGLAAGISVGALIAQDMLGTDALSGLPTALFTLGAALTAFLLGRVTQRAGRRLALGFGFTAGGVGAIGVIVAAQIDSPILLFASLFIYGAGTATNLQARYAGTDLAPAERKGTAVSIAMVATTIGAVAGPNLIEPLGGLAVNLGLPALTEPFLLAAVAYILAGVVLFAMLRPDPFLLARALETQDAATAAESAAALKKSSPAAAARLSRLVLVGALVMVISQIVMIAIMTMTPVHMRAHDHSMGAVGLVIGLHIAGMWLPSLVTGMLVDKIGARMTAMSSGVVLLLSGVIAAFAPSDNLGALILALVLLGVGWNLGLVSGTTLVVMGTRPETRAATQGSIDVWINIFGAGAGAVSGVLMSAAGFGVLSIGGGIVALIIIPALALARQDEASTPTR; encoded by the coding sequence TTGACCACGCATCTTAAAACCATCACCGCTGACGAGCGGCAGCGCATTCACCGGCGCACCCTCGCCGTCGTCGTCCTCAGTCAGGCCTTCGGCGGCGCCGGGCTAGCGGCGGGCATCTCGGTCGGCGCGCTCATCGCGCAGGACATGTTGGGGACCGACGCCCTATCTGGCCTGCCCACGGCCCTGTTCACCCTGGGCGCGGCACTCACCGCTTTTCTTCTCGGCCGCGTCACCCAACGCGCGGGCCGACGCCTGGCCCTGGGATTCGGATTTACCGCCGGTGGCGTCGGCGCCATCGGAGTGATCGTCGCCGCGCAGATCGATAGCCCGATCCTGCTGTTTGCCTCATTGTTCATCTACGGGGCCGGTACGGCCACCAACCTCCAGGCCCGGTACGCGGGCACCGATCTCGCCCCCGCCGAGCGCAAGGGCACGGCCGTCAGCATCGCCATGGTCGCCACCACCATCGGCGCGGTGGCCGGCCCCAATCTCATTGAGCCTCTCGGAGGACTGGCCGTTAACTTAGGTCTGCCCGCGCTGACCGAACCGTTCCTGCTGGCCGCCGTCGCCTACATTCTGGCCGGCGTCGTGCTGTTCGCGATGCTCCGCCCGGACCCGTTCCTGCTCGCCCGTGCATTGGAGACCCAAGACGCCGCCACCGCCGCCGAGTCCGCCGCGGCCCTGAAGAAGTCCTCCCCCGCCGCCGCGGCGCGCCTGTCGCGATTAGTACTGGTCGGCGCGCTGGTGATGGTGATTTCCCAGATCGTCATGATCGCGATCATGACGATGACCCCGGTGCACATGCGTGCCCACGACCACAGCATGGGTGCGGTGGGGCTGGTCATCGGCCTGCACATCGCCGGTATGTGGCTGCCCTCACTGGTGACCGGCATGCTCGTGGACAAGATCGGCGCCCGGATGACGGCCATGTCCTCCGGTGTGGTGCTGTTGCTCTCCGGTGTGATCGCCGCATTCGCCCCCAGCGATAACCTGGGCGCGCTGATTCTCGCACTCGTTCTGTTGGGCGTGGGCTGGAATCTCGGCTTGGTCTCCGGCACGACCCTGGTGGTCATGGGTACGCGGCCGGAGACTCGAGCGGCTACCCAGGGCAGCATCGACGTCTGGATAAACATCTTCGGCGCCGGCGCAGGGGCAGTGTCGGGCGTCCTGATGAGCGCCGCCGGCTTCGGCGTGTTGTCCATCGGCGGCGGCATCGTCGCCTTGATCATCATTCCGGCGCTCGCTCTGGCCCGCCAGGACGAGGCTTCCACCCCTACCCGATAA
- a CDS encoding ArsR/SmtB family transcription factor: protein MSPWNSEEVTRQDVFDHFAHVIKATAHGRRLELLEILAQGEHTVDTLSQLSGLAVTTASNNLQTLKRAGLVSTRREGTSIFYRLAGADVLELFLAAKRVALRRYPALANALQTYMGDPRSHGPTIDPAEITADMYILDVRPQAEYKSGHFPAAVCIPMAELEERHEEVPRDRQVVVYCRGELCRLAREAAALLRDRGVDARAMDEGVTEWRAAKDFPLDHAS from the coding sequence ATGAGTCCATGGAATAGTGAAGAAGTAACGAGGCAGGACGTTTTCGACCACTTCGCCCACGTCATCAAGGCCACCGCACACGGCCGCCGACTGGAGCTGTTGGAAATCCTGGCCCAGGGCGAGCACACCGTCGATACGCTGTCCCAGTTGTCTGGCCTGGCGGTGACCACCGCCTCCAATAATCTCCAGACCCTCAAGCGTGCTGGTCTGGTCTCCACCCGTCGTGAAGGCACAAGCATCTTCTACCGGCTGGCCGGCGCAGACGTTCTGGAACTGTTCCTCGCGGCCAAGCGGGTGGCGCTGCGTCGCTACCCCGCACTCGCCAACGCTCTGCAGACCTACATGGGCGACCCCCGTTCTCACGGTCCAACCATCGACCCCGCCGAGATCACCGCAGACATGTACATCCTCGACGTCCGCCCGCAGGCGGAGTATAAATCCGGCCACTTTCCAGCCGCCGTGTGTATCCCTATGGCTGAGCTTGAGGAACGCCACGAAGAGGTTCCTCGCGACCGGCAGGTGGTGGTCTACTGCCGCGGTGAACTCTGCCGACTGGCCCGGGAAGCCGCGGCCCTTCTCCGCGACCGCGGCGTCGACGCCCGCGCCATGGACGAAGGCGTCACTGAATGGCGAGCAGCAAAGGACTTCCCCCTTGACCACGCATCTTAA
- a CDS encoding spermidine synthase yields MGKGKPRAQKRRIEGEYEISTGTARVLPDPERDGAYILEINKVPSSPIVLGAPRVLLFEYMVWASCAIEAFVETHRGTQDVHLTHLGGAACTLPRYFADLWPTSRNEVVELDEKLAAYVREWFEFPEPPAVSITVAEARSATHAMAPGSTDVLVRDVFVGGDIPEHLCTVEFFAAAHRALAPGGLYVANHAAFPGLQTTRRELASMREVFPHVTAVADPEILAGRMYGNMVLLGSDSPIEEEPILAQLRDARAHATTKGGNWVDTVMGATRPRHDKA; encoded by the coding sequence ATGGGCAAAGGTAAGCCGCGGGCACAGAAGCGGCGCATCGAGGGCGAGTACGAGATTTCCACCGGCACGGCGCGCGTGCTCCCGGACCCCGAGCGCGACGGCGCCTACATCTTAGAAATCAACAAGGTGCCGTCCTCGCCGATCGTGCTCGGGGCGCCGCGCGTCCTGCTCTTCGAGTACATGGTGTGGGCGAGCTGCGCGATAGAGGCCTTCGTCGAGACGCACCGTGGCACGCAGGACGTGCACCTGACCCACCTGGGTGGGGCGGCCTGTACCTTGCCGCGGTATTTCGCCGACCTGTGGCCCACCTCCCGCAACGAGGTGGTGGAGCTCGACGAGAAGCTCGCCGCTTATGTGCGGGAGTGGTTCGAGTTCCCGGAGCCGCCGGCCGTGTCGATCACCGTGGCGGAGGCCCGCAGCGCGACGCACGCCATGGCGCCGGGCTCGACGGACGTGCTCGTCCGCGACGTCTTCGTGGGCGGAGACATCCCCGAGCACCTGTGCACCGTGGAGTTCTTCGCCGCGGCCCACCGCGCGCTTGCTCCAGGCGGGCTCTATGTGGCCAACCACGCGGCGTTTCCCGGTTTGCAGACGACCCGCAGGGAACTGGCCAGCATGCGGGAAGTGTTTCCGCACGTCACCGCCGTCGCGGACCCGGAGATCCTCGCCGGGCGCATGTACGGGAACATGGTGCTGCTCGGTTCAGACTCGCCGATCGAGGAGGAGCCGATCCTGGCTCAACTCCGCGACGCCCGGGCCCACGCCACGACCAAGGGCGGCAACTGGGTGGACACGGTGATGGGCGCGACGCGTCCGCGGCACGACAAGGCATGA
- a CDS encoding nucleoside deaminase: protein MNPVFMDRAIDLSRRGMRAGEGGPFGAVIVRGEEIVAEGVNRVIATRDPTNHAEVIAIREASRALGSFDLSGCELYANAEPCPMCLGAIYWARLDAVYFANSRDDAAEIGFDDSMIYEELDKDVDKRRIPFEHRPHPRARAVFDEWLATEDKTQY from the coding sequence ATGAACCCTGTTTTTATGGACCGGGCCATCGATCTTTCCCGCCGGGGCATGCGTGCCGGCGAAGGCGGGCCGTTCGGCGCAGTCATCGTCCGTGGCGAGGAAATCGTCGCGGAGGGCGTCAACCGGGTCATCGCCACCCGCGACCCCACCAACCACGCCGAAGTGATCGCCATTCGGGAGGCCTCTCGGGCACTCGGCAGCTTCGACCTTTCCGGGTGCGAGCTCTACGCCAACGCGGAGCCGTGCCCGATGTGCCTGGGGGCGATCTACTGGGCGCGGTTGGACGCGGTGTACTTCGCCAACTCGCGTGACGATGCCGCAGAGATCGGCTTCGACGACTCGATGATTTACGAGGAGTTGGACAAGGACGTCGACAAGCGACGCATCCCCTTCGAACATCGCCCCCACCCCCGGGCTCGGGCGGTCTTCGACGAGTGGCTGGCGACAGAGGACAAGACGCAGTATTGA